In one window of Synechococcus sp. M16CYN DNA:
- a CDS encoding phycobilisome rod-core linker polypeptide — MDTNQTSTEFGAETKWSSPVRFERKGQGKRAALTTGEFLKQSCDQIAIGVGPRSHEDCPHRITTDCYNPDDSLSLDEVIAASYRQVFGNAHVMDYERCAELEAQLRNGNLDVRNFIRGLAKSNFYKNRFFSSVAPQRGIELNFKHLLGRAPHSQAEMSSKISLQAAYGHDALIDSIIDSAEYLEVFGSAIVPYARAWSSPADLSTAAFPMLATIQKSFAGSDSARGRRGFLTTSLGRGVAPRISIPSQAINIRPSASFVGLRIASKAPGITSGKDTAPIRGDSYVFFGLGQREQEVFQRCPGDTPDQLNALIRASYKQVMGNPHLMEFERAISAESKFIDGYLSTREFVRAIGLSAEYKKRFFETNAPYRFIELNFKHFLGRAPKSQSEISEHTRILAEGGYEAEISSYVDCEEYQSTFGEDIVPFARILSENGRSQVAFNRHLKLAEGFAASDTVQSSSALVTSVATGMVPGGWTSTATRINRTGTQSGASDPTKKRFRIVVGAQAPRRRQRAAGNIYLVSGKDMSSQMKYIHARGGKIIAITEVM, encoded by the coding sequence GCTTTGACTACTGGTGAGTTCCTTAAACAATCGTGCGACCAAATTGCTATTGGTGTGGGACCCCGGAGTCATGAGGACTGTCCGCACCGCATTACAACCGATTGCTACAACCCTGACGACTCACTATCACTAGATGAGGTAATTGCTGCTTCTTACCGACAAGTGTTTGGTAATGCTCATGTCATGGATTATGAGCGCTGCGCGGAGTTAGAGGCCCAGCTCCGCAATGGCAATCTCGATGTTCGTAATTTTATTCGCGGCCTTGCTAAGTCTAATTTTTATAAGAACCGTTTTTTCTCATCAGTCGCCCCACAGCGGGGAATTGAACTTAACTTCAAGCATCTTTTAGGCCGTGCACCTCACTCACAGGCCGAAATGTCTTCAAAAATTTCGTTACAAGCAGCGTATGGACATGATGCTCTGATCGATAGCATCATCGACTCGGCTGAGTATCTCGAGGTCTTTGGCAGCGCGATAGTCCCCTATGCACGCGCATGGAGTTCACCCGCAGACCTCTCAACCGCAGCTTTTCCGATGCTGGCGACTATTCAAAAGAGTTTCGCCGGCAGCGACAGCGCCCGCGGCCGACGTGGTTTTCTTACCACCAGCCTCGGACGTGGCGTGGCGCCACGAATTAGTATCCCCTCCCAGGCGATTAACATAAGACCGTCTGCCAGCTTTGTTGGCCTTCGTATTGCTAGCAAGGCTCCCGGTATTACTAGCGGCAAAGATACTGCGCCTATACGCGGTGATTCCTATGTATTCTTCGGCTTAGGCCAGCGCGAGCAGGAAGTCTTCCAGCGATGCCCAGGCGATACTCCAGATCAGCTCAACGCACTGATCCGTGCATCGTATAAACAAGTAATGGGTAATCCTCATCTCATGGAGTTCGAGCGAGCCATCTCGGCAGAAAGCAAGTTTATCGATGGGTACCTCAGTACCCGTGAATTTGTGAGAGCAATCGGACTCTCAGCCGAATACAAAAAACGCTTCTTCGAAACTAACGCACCGTATCGGTTTATCGAACTGAACTTCAAGCACTTCCTTGGCAGGGCTCCTAAATCACAATCAGAGATTAGTGAACACACCAGAATCCTAGCTGAAGGTGGCTACGAGGCTGAAATCTCGAGCTACGTCGACTGTGAGGAATATCAAAGCACCTTTGGCGAAGACATCGTTCCATTCGCCCGTATCTTGTCTGAAAACGGCCGTTCTCAGGTTGCTTTTAATCGTCACCTCAAACTTGCTGAGGGTTTCGCCGCTAGCGACACTGTTCAGTCCAGTTCTGCACTCGTAACATCTGTCGCCACTGGTATGGTGCCAGGAGGATGGACTTCTACTGCCACTAGGATCAACCGAACAGGCACTCAATCCGGCGCTTCAGATCCAACCAAGAAGCGTTTTCGCATCGTTGTGGGAGCCCAAGCGCCACGTAGACGTCAGCGTGCCGCAGGTAATATCTACTTAGTCTCAGGTAAAGACATGTCTAGTCAAATGAAGTATATTCATGCACGCGGTGGAAAAATTATTGCCATCACTGAAGTAATGTAG